Part of the Pseudomonas sp. Leaf58 genome is shown below.
GGCCCAGCAGGAGCAGCGGTGCGGCATAGCCGATGTCGGCGTAGGTCGGCATTACCCCGATCAGTAGGCACGGCAGGGCCATCATCAGGATACTCAGGCTGAACACCCGCTTGCGCCCCAGGTGGTCGGCGAAGTGCGCCATCAGGATGCCGCCCAACGGCCGCGCCAGGTAGCCGGTGACGAAGATCCCGAAGCTTTGCAACAGGCGCAACCATTCGGGCATCTCAGGCGGGAAGAACAGCTGGCTGAGGGTTAGCGCAAAGAATACGAAAATGATGAAATCGTAAATTTCCAGCGCGCCGCCCAATGCCGCCAGGCCCAAGGTCCGGTGGTCGCCGCGGCTGAACCGGGGCGGGCGAGCGGTATCGATGGCTGTCATGGCAGGGTCCGCAAATCGGCAAAGGGCAAGAGGATAGCAAATAGCTGCCCGCTTGCCCCGCTGGCGGCAACGCTAGCGGTTGAACACCGTGTGCGCGAAGTTGGCCCGTGGCCGTGGCCGCCCCGACGGCGCTGGCAAAGCGCCCGGCAGCGGCAGCTTGCCGACCACCAGCGGCGTGTCGATGATCGCCATGAACGCCTCCAACGCCTCGTTATCGGGTGCCTGTGGCAGGCTCAGGCTGACGGCCTGGCGCTCGGCCTGCGGTACCGAGGGCACTTTCAACTGGCTGGAGTGATAAAGCAGCGCGTGCTGGATTTGCGTGCTGACGCGGCAGAAGCGCGCCAGGTCGACCCCAGCGTGGCTGGCCAGCTCGATATTGCCCAGCAGCAGGTGAAAGGGCTGCAAAGCACACAGCACCAAGCGCTGCAGCTCCTCGAAGCTGTCCACCGGCGCTATCCGGTAGTAGCCCAGGCCATTGAGCAGCCGTTCCAGCTGCAGGCGCTGGCATAGGTGGGCATCGGCGATGAGAATGCGCAGGGACTTGTTTGCCATGGTCGGACCTGGGCAGTTGGGTAATGGGTACGCTCCACGACCATACGGCACCAGTAACGGCTGCTGCCAAGGCTACCTGTGGCAGGGGTCTTCTTTGATAGAAGTCGGGAAAGCGGCAGAAATCAAGTGAGTGACTGACGGAA
Proteins encoded:
- a CDS encoding response regulator; this translates as MANKSLRILIADAHLCQRLQLERLLNGLGYYRIAPVDSFEELQRLVLCALQPFHLLLGNIELASHAGVDLARFCRVSTQIQHALLYHSSQLKVPSVPQAERQAVSLSLPQAPDNEALEAFMAIIDTPLVVGKLPLPGALPAPSGRPRPRANFAHTVFNR